In Ruania zhangjianzhongii, the following proteins share a genomic window:
- a CDS encoding FAD-dependent oxidoreductase yields the protein MEHHQADLVIVGGGLGAVAAARAATRLGRTAIIATPGDWLGGQLTEQGVPPDEHPWIETETISAGYRELRERIRDHYRRHYPLTDEARADERLNPGGGWVSQLCHEPRVAAVVLEEVLAPAIESGQLAVLRNCSPVTVTRSADTVRSVTVKDDAGMLHELTGHFVLDATELGDLLALGDIPHVIGAESREQTGELHALEHPDPRDQQAITWCAAVEYRPGESHVVDRPAGYERWRDTLDPRWPGSQLSWTDVHPITLEDRYQPLFVGEPEAAVHRDDRDLWHFRRILARSKFDSSYTGGEITLINWPHTDYWGLPLLGVSEEVRKKALDESRDLTLSFIHWMQTEAPRSDGGHGYPELRLRGDVLGTDDGLAREPYIRESRRIKALFTVTEAHIGCEMRGEGAGSELFPDSVGIGHYRIDLHPSTSGRNYVDISCFPFQIPLGALVPIGTVNLLAANKNIGTTHITNGAYRLHPVEWSIGEAAGALAAHCLSSTLTPAQVRESAPDLRRFQDTLTSELGIPLAWPDEIRRTGKPDAPARRPVR from the coding sequence ATGGAACATCACCAGGCGGACCTCGTCATCGTGGGCGGAGGCCTTGGCGCGGTAGCCGCGGCGCGCGCGGCTACGCGGCTGGGTCGGACGGCGATCATCGCGACCCCGGGGGACTGGCTGGGAGGCCAGTTGACGGAGCAGGGCGTTCCACCAGACGAACATCCGTGGATCGAGACCGAGACGATCTCGGCCGGCTACCGCGAACTTCGTGAGCGCATTCGCGATCACTACCGGCGGCACTATCCGCTCACCGACGAGGCTCGGGCAGACGAGCGTCTCAACCCCGGCGGGGGCTGGGTATCGCAGTTGTGTCATGAGCCACGAGTCGCGGCCGTGGTCTTGGAGGAAGTGCTCGCACCTGCCATCGAATCCGGGCAACTCGCCGTGCTGCGCAACTGCTCACCGGTGACGGTGACGCGCTCGGCGGACACGGTTCGTTCGGTGACGGTCAAGGACGACGCCGGAATGCTGCACGAACTCACCGGCCACTTCGTCCTTGACGCGACCGAATTGGGTGATCTGCTCGCCCTCGGCGACATTCCCCACGTGATCGGCGCCGAGTCGCGTGAGCAGACCGGTGAGCTGCACGCTCTCGAGCACCCGGACCCCCGCGATCAGCAGGCCATCACCTGGTGCGCCGCGGTGGAGTATCGGCCCGGTGAGTCACATGTGGTGGATCGACCGGCGGGGTATGAGCGCTGGCGCGACACTCTCGACCCACGATGGCCGGGCTCGCAGCTCTCCTGGACCGATGTGCATCCGATCACCCTCGAGGACCGGTACCAGCCGCTGTTCGTCGGGGAACCTGAAGCGGCGGTACATCGTGATGACCGCGATCTGTGGCATTTCCGGCGCATCCTGGCCCGGAGCAAGTTCGACTCCTCCTACACGGGCGGCGAGATCACGCTCATCAACTGGCCGCACACGGACTACTGGGGCCTCCCACTGTTGGGTGTCTCCGAGGAGGTCCGGAAGAAGGCGCTGGACGAATCCCGCGACCTGACCCTGTCTTTCATCCACTGGATGCAGACAGAGGCACCGCGCAGCGACGGTGGTCACGGCTATCCCGAACTACGGCTTCGAGGCGATGTGCTCGGTACCGACGACGGTCTGGCACGCGAGCCCTACATTCGTGAATCCCGGCGTATCAAGGCCCTGTTCACGGTGACGGAGGCGCACATCGGTTGCGAGATGCGCGGGGAGGGCGCCGGTTCCGAGTTGTTCCCGGACAGCGTGGGCATCGGCCACTACCGCATCGATCTGCACCCGTCGACCTCGGGCCGGAACTACGTAGACATCTCCTGCTTCCCGTTCCAGATCCCGCTCGGCGCACTCGTGCCGATCGGCACCGTGAACCTGCTGGCTGCAAACAAGAACATCGGCACCACCCACATCACGAACGGTGCCTATCGGCTTCATCCAGTCGAATGGTCCATCGGAGAAGCGGCGGGGGCACTTGCCGCCCACTGTCTGAGCAGCACGCTGACCCCCGCACAGGTACGCGAGAGCGCACCAGACCTCCGCCGGTTTCAGGACACCCTTACCAGCGAGCTGGGGATTCCGCTCGCCTGGCCGGACGAGATCCGCCGCACCGGGAAGCCGGACGCGCCGGCCCGCCGACCGGTCCGGTAG
- a CDS encoding S9 family peptidase produces the protein MTADSPMTGLPPARSGVEQHPQLPYGSWPAPISAADLAAGARGLSEVRAAGPETYWVESDPGAGRSFLVRRDSSGALTRVCWPGRSGQDEPVAVRTRVNEYGGGSYALTATGVVLSAHADDRLYRIDADGDGWAEPIALVPADGRRYADLEVDHLREVLYAVAEDHGGPGEFRTDPATTLVSIPLDGSAAHDPGLLATLVRGEDFVAAPRLSPDGAVLAWIAWSHPDMPWDASRLQIASVTDGGARLVHRRTLAGGAGISVAEPVWTTDGDLVHVDDRTGWWNLYRSEQRDGELRTRHLHPAEAEFTLPQWQLGTHTLCVLDSGHLMAAYTAAGRRHLAAVRTANGALEAWDGPWQPIGSVAAADGRVVFVGRSDTDAAAVVELDLAQGQVNVLRSSSELSVPPEWVSVAEGVSWSSGTGIAHGFFYPPAGAVAGPDGELPPLLVLSHGGPTGASLPGFDAGTQYWTSRGFAVLDVNYTGSTGYGRSYRDRLRGRWGIVDVADCAAGAQALADRGLVDSARMAIRGGSAGGFTTLSALTFTDTFAAGASYFGIGDLEALAAQTHKFESRYLDRLVGPYPEAAAIYRDRSPIHHVASLTAPMIIFQGAQDRVVPPNQAEEMAAAVRAAGHEVEVHLFEGEGHGFRKAVSNERALTAELAFYGKVFGFTPA, from the coding sequence ATGACAGCGGATTCCCCGATGACCGGGCTCCCGCCCGCCCGCAGCGGCGTCGAGCAGCACCCGCAGCTGCCGTACGGGTCGTGGCCCGCGCCGATCAGCGCCGCCGATCTGGCCGCTGGCGCCCGCGGCCTGAGCGAGGTGCGCGCCGCTGGGCCGGAGACCTACTGGGTGGAGTCCGATCCTGGGGCCGGGCGTTCGTTCCTGGTCCGCCGCGACTCCAGCGGGGCGCTGACCCGGGTGTGCTGGCCGGGGCGCAGCGGCCAGGACGAACCCGTGGCGGTCCGCACCCGGGTGAACGAGTATGGCGGCGGTAGCTACGCGCTCACCGCCACCGGAGTGGTGCTCAGTGCGCATGCCGACGACCGGCTCTACCGGATAGACGCCGACGGTGACGGCTGGGCCGAGCCGATCGCCTTGGTGCCGGCGGACGGGCGCCGGTACGCCGACCTGGAGGTGGACCACCTCCGCGAGGTGCTCTACGCCGTCGCCGAAGACCACGGTGGTCCGGGTGAGTTCCGGACCGACCCGGCCACCACGCTGGTGTCTATCCCGCTGGACGGGTCCGCTGCCCACGATCCGGGCCTGCTCGCCACCCTGGTGCGTGGCGAGGACTTCGTGGCCGCACCCCGGCTGAGCCCCGACGGCGCTGTGCTCGCCTGGATCGCTTGGTCTCATCCGGACATGCCGTGGGACGCGAGCCGGCTGCAGATCGCCTCGGTCACCGACGGCGGAGCCCGGCTGGTCCATCGCCGCACCCTGGCCGGAGGTGCTGGGATCTCGGTGGCCGAACCGGTGTGGACCACCGATGGCGATCTGGTGCACGTCGATGACCGCACCGGCTGGTGGAACCTGTACCGCAGCGAGCAGCGCGACGGGGAGCTGCGCACCCGTCACCTGCACCCGGCCGAGGCCGAGTTCACCCTGCCGCAGTGGCAGCTGGGCACCCACACCCTCTGCGTGCTGGATTCCGGCCACCTGATGGCCGCCTATACCGCGGCCGGACGCCGCCACCTGGCCGCAGTGCGCACCGCGAACGGCGCGTTGGAGGCGTGGGACGGTCCCTGGCAGCCGATCGGATCGGTAGCCGCCGCCGATGGCCGGGTGGTGTTCGTCGGCCGCTCCGACACCGACGCCGCGGCCGTGGTGGAACTGGATCTGGCTCAGGGCCAGGTGAACGTGCTGCGCTCCAGCAGTGAGCTGAGCGTGCCGCCGGAGTGGGTCTCAGTAGCCGAAGGGGTCAGCTGGAGCTCGGGTACCGGGATCGCCCATGGCTTCTTCTACCCGCCGGCCGGCGCCGTGGCCGGGCCGGACGGCGAGCTGCCGCCGCTGCTGGTGCTCTCCCACGGTGGACCCACCGGGGCGTCCCTTCCCGGGTTCGATGCCGGCACCCAGTACTGGACCAGCCGCGGCTTCGCGGTCCTGGACGTGAACTACACCGGCAGCACCGGGTATGGCCGCAGCTACCGGGACCGGCTGCGCGGACGATGGGGCATCGTGGACGTGGCCGACTGCGCGGCAGGTGCCCAGGCACTGGCCGACCGCGGGCTCGTGGACTCCGCCCGGATGGCGATCCGGGGTGGCAGTGCCGGAGGTTTTACCACCCTGTCCGCGCTGACCTTCACCGACACCTTCGCCGCCGGTGCCAGCTACTTCGGTATCGGCGACTTGGAGGCCCTGGCGGCACAGACGCACAAGTTCGAGTCCCGCTACCTGGACCGACTGGTGGGCCCGTATCCGGAGGCCGCCGCGATCTACCGGGACCGCTCCCCCATCCACCACGTGGCCTCGCTGACGGCGCCGATGATCATCTTTCAAGGCGCTCAGGACCGGGTGGTGCCACCCAACCAGGCGGAGGAGATGGCCGCTGCGGTGCGCGCCGCCGGGCACGAGGTGGAGGTGCACCTGTTCGAGGGTGAAGGGCATGGCTTCCGCAAAGCGGTCTCCAACGAGCGGGCGCTGACCGCCGAGCTCGCCTTCTACGGCAAGGTCTTCGGCTTCACCCCCGCGTAA
- a CDS encoding GuaB1 family IMP dehydrogenase-related protein has protein sequence MRMLPGHSSGHDLTYGDVFLVPSYSQVSSRFDVDLTTGDGTGTTIPVVVANMTAISGRRMAETVARRGGMAVLPQDVALDQVQRTIGEIKAAHPVLETPVTVDRHDTVHTVLTLIDKRSHGAAVVVDDGRPVGVVTRSDCQGVDQFTQAAQVMTPDPTMLTLDVLTGPDALETAYEAQESARRRFAPVTDAEGRLAGVLTKIGALRSSIYAPALDASGRLRVAGAIGVNGDVAARARGLLEAGVDTLVVDTAHGHQSKMLDALRAVRSLDPQVPLVAGNVVTAEGVSDLVEAGADIVKVGVGPGAMCTTRMMTAVGRPQFSAVLECAQRARELGAHVWADGGVRHPRDVALALAAGASQVMVGSWFAGTHESTGDLHHDADGRAYKESFGMASARAVAARTAADSTAFARARKSLFEEGISSSRMYLDPERPGVEDLLDHITAGLRSACTYAGATSMAEFAERAVVGLQSAAGYDEGRPLPAGW, from the coding sequence ATGCGCATGTTGCCCGGCCATTCCAGCGGACACGACCTCACCTACGGGGACGTGTTCCTCGTCCCCTCCTACTCCCAGGTCTCCTCTCGGTTCGACGTTGACCTGACCACCGGAGATGGCACCGGCACCACCATTCCGGTGGTGGTGGCGAACATGACCGCGATCAGCGGCCGGCGGATGGCCGAGACGGTCGCCCGGCGCGGCGGGATGGCGGTGCTCCCTCAGGATGTGGCCCTGGACCAGGTGCAGCGCACGATCGGCGAGATCAAGGCGGCGCACCCGGTGCTGGAGACCCCGGTGACCGTGGACCGCCACGACACGGTGCACACGGTGCTCACCCTGATCGACAAGCGCTCCCACGGCGCAGCCGTGGTGGTCGACGACGGCCGCCCGGTGGGTGTGGTCACGCGTTCGGACTGCCAGGGCGTGGACCAGTTCACCCAGGCCGCACAGGTGATGACGCCAGATCCCACCATGCTCACCCTGGATGTGCTCACCGGTCCGGACGCGCTGGAGACGGCGTACGAGGCGCAGGAGTCCGCGCGGCGCCGGTTTGCCCCGGTGACCGATGCCGAGGGCCGGTTGGCCGGCGTGCTCACGAAGATCGGTGCACTGCGATCCTCGATCTACGCTCCCGCCCTGGACGCCTCCGGGCGACTGCGGGTGGCCGGAGCGATCGGGGTGAACGGTGACGTGGCCGCCCGCGCCCGGGGTCTGCTCGAGGCCGGGGTGGACACGCTGGTGGTGGACACCGCGCACGGGCACCAGTCGAAGATGCTGGACGCGCTGCGCGCAGTGCGGTCACTCGATCCGCAGGTGCCGCTGGTGGCCGGGAACGTGGTCACCGCCGAGGGGGTGAGCGACCTGGTCGAGGCCGGTGCGGACATCGTGAAGGTCGGGGTGGGACCGGGCGCGATGTGCACCACCCGGATGATGACCGCCGTCGGGCGGCCGCAGTTCTCCGCGGTGCTGGAGTGCGCCCAGCGCGCCCGCGAGCTGGGCGCCCACGTGTGGGCCGACGGCGGAGTCCGGCACCCCCGGGACGTCGCCTTGGCGTTGGCTGCTGGGGCATCCCAGGTGATGGTCGGGTCCTGGTTCGCCGGGACGCACGAATCCACCGGGGACCTGCACCACGATGCCGACGGCCGTGCCTACAAGGAGAGCTTCGGGATGGCCTCGGCTCGCGCGGTGGCTGCACGCACGGCCGCCGATTCCACGGCATTCGCCCGGGCTCGCAAGTCGCTGTTCGAAGAGGGCATCTCCTCCTCCCGGATGTACCTGGATCCGGAGCGCCCGGGGGTGGAGGACCTGCTCGACCACATCACGGCCGGACTGCGCAGCGCCTGCACCTACGCCGGGGCCACCTCGATGGCGGAGTTCGCCGAACGGGCGGTGGTGGGCCTGCAGTCCGCCGCCGGATACGACGAGGGCCGACCGCTCCCGGCCGGCTGGTGA